A portion of the Salmo trutta chromosome 1, fSalTru1.1, whole genome shotgun sequence genome contains these proteins:
- the taf1a gene encoding TATA box-binding protein-associated factor RNA polymerase I subunit A isoform X2 codes for MDDLESEPRVPGEEQGENESSDDDESINRKRIKKQNLPLAPPLFKETPCETGFHKTTRNCLQHIREDLLHNRWQDAADYMASYSQTLEDTTANMPQLYAEIIWRIGTEILHHHPDSKLEDYNSFYERVKHSGVKNYLKVCLEHSFHLLVNGQFEDAKRQLSIAESWRYGKLSAGQSQRIRLIQAYSGFLDYFIWCDKKATASSTDEYDAAVNQEMHSYFRQSSVNLKEIMKLPGVWDPFVLSYIDMLEFYNDHEGAVKVLNDYAYDKSFPPNPNAHVYLYRYMKKQNHPLKKLLKVLKSEKEGDLQKALGVVLDLLDYSSWRSNLDVWNHLMNIIKRLRMKKQWLKIFAEEMGYRKDWWLAIHFSTFQARKDSAENRELLEVKSFVVGAFCPRYTSMYCGVGKAGRKGVTSEVQKAKRNPKQLRNIRRLRRESGQQSQD; via the exons ATGGATGATCTGGAGTCAGAACCCAGGGTGCCTGGAGAAGAACAGGGCGAAAATGAGTCTTCAGATGACGATGAATCAATCAACAGAAAACGAATCAAGAAACAAAACCTTCCCCTGGCGCCTCCTTTATTTAAAG AGACACCCTGTGAGACTGGCTTTCACAAGACCACAAGGAACTGCCTCCAGCACATCAGGGAGGACTTGCTGCACAATAGATGGCAGGATGCCGCGGATTACATGGCCAGTTACTCACAGACACTGGAGGATACCACTGCAAACATGCCACAACTCTACGCTGAG ATAATTTGGAGGATAGGCACAGAGATACTACACCACCATCCCGACTCGAAGCTGGAAGACTACAACAGTTTCTATGAGCGAGTGAAACACTCAGGAGTAAAGAATTACCTGAAG GTCTGTCTGGAGCACTCGTTCCATCTCCTGGTCAATGGGCAGTTTGAggatgccaagcgtcagctgtcCATCGCTGAGAGCTGGAGGTATGGCAAGCTGTCTGCCGGTCAGTCCCAGAGGATTAGGCTGATCCAGGCCTATAGTGGCTTCCTGGATTACTTCATCTGGTGTGACAAGAAAGCCACTGCATCCAGCACAG ATGAGTATGATGCAGCTGTCAACCAAGAAATGCATAGCTACTTCCGACAATCTTCTGTGAACCTGAAGGAGATCATGAAGCTTCCTGGCGTCTGGGATCCTTTTGTTCTGAGTTACATTGAT ATGCTGGAATTCTACAACGATCACGAGGGAGCTGTGAAGGTTCTAAATGACTATGCCTATGACAAGAGTTTCCCCCCCAACCCCAATGCCCATGTCTACCTATACCGGTACATGAAGAAACAGAACCACCCACTGAAGAAACTTCTCAAAGTGCTGAAG TCGG agaaagagggggatctTCAGAAGGCTCTTGGTGTGGTTCTGGATCTCCTGGACTACTCCAGTTGGAGGAGCAACTTGGATGTCTGGAACCATTTGATGAACATCATCAAGAGACTGAGGATGAA AAAGCAATGGCTGAAGATTTTTGCAGAAGAGATGGGGTACAGAAAAGACTGGTGGCTAGCAATACACTTCTCAACATTCCAGGCCAGGAAGGATTCGGCAGAGAATAGAGAGCTACTGGAAGTGAAGAGCTTTGTGGTTGGAGCCTTTTGTCCTCGCT ATACCTCCATGTACTGCGGTGTTGGTAAGGCTGGCCGAAAAGGAGTAACTTCTGAGGTTCAAAAGGCTAAGAGGAATCCTAAACAGCTAAGAAATATAAGAAGGCTCAGAAGAGAAAGTGGACAGCAAAGCCAAGACTGA
- the taf1a gene encoding TATA box-binding protein-associated factor RNA polymerase I subunit A isoform X3 yields MDDLESEPRVPGEEQGENESSDDDESINRKRIKKQNLPLAPPLFKETPCETGFHKTTRNCLQHIREDLLHNRWQDAADYMASYSQTLEDTTANMPQLYAEIIWRIGTEILHHHPDSKLEDYNSFYERVKHSGVKNYLKVCLEHSFHLLVNGQFEDAKRQLSIAESWRYGKLSAGQSQRIRLIQAYSGFLDYFIWCDKKATASSTDEYDAAVNQEMHSYFRQSSVNLKEIMKLPGVWDPFVLSYIDMLEFYNDHEGAVKVLNDYAYDKSFPPNPNAHVYLYRYMKKQNHPLKKLLKVLKILHKLVPSHELMPEYCSLLVQSEKEGDLQKALGVVLDLLDYSSWRSNLDVWNHLMNIIKRLRMK; encoded by the exons ATGGATGATCTGGAGTCAGAACCCAGGGTGCCTGGAGAAGAACAGGGCGAAAATGAGTCTTCAGATGACGATGAATCAATCAACAGAAAACGAATCAAGAAACAAAACCTTCCCCTGGCGCCTCCTTTATTTAAAG AGACACCCTGTGAGACTGGCTTTCACAAGACCACAAGGAACTGCCTCCAGCACATCAGGGAGGACTTGCTGCACAATAGATGGCAGGATGCCGCGGATTACATGGCCAGTTACTCACAGACACTGGAGGATACCACTGCAAACATGCCACAACTCTACGCTGAG ATAATTTGGAGGATAGGCACAGAGATACTACACCACCATCCCGACTCGAAGCTGGAAGACTACAACAGTTTCTATGAGCGAGTGAAACACTCAGGAGTAAAGAATTACCTGAAG GTCTGTCTGGAGCACTCGTTCCATCTCCTGGTCAATGGGCAGTTTGAggatgccaagcgtcagctgtcCATCGCTGAGAGCTGGAGGTATGGCAAGCTGTCTGCCGGTCAGTCCCAGAGGATTAGGCTGATCCAGGCCTATAGTGGCTTCCTGGATTACTTCATCTGGTGTGACAAGAAAGCCACTGCATCCAGCACAG ATGAGTATGATGCAGCTGTCAACCAAGAAATGCATAGCTACTTCCGACAATCTTCTGTGAACCTGAAGGAGATCATGAAGCTTCCTGGCGTCTGGGATCCTTTTGTTCTGAGTTACATTGAT ATGCTGGAATTCTACAACGATCACGAGGGAGCTGTGAAGGTTCTAAATGACTATGCCTATGACAAGAGTTTCCCCCCCAACCCCAATGCCCATGTCTACCTATACCGGTACATGAAGAAACAGAACCACCCACTGAAGAAACTTCTCAAAGTGCTGAAG ATCCTGCATAAATTGGTCCCAAGTCATGAGTTGATGCCTGAATACTGTTCTCTTCTGGTACAGTCGG agaaagagggggatctTCAGAAGGCTCTTGGTGTGGTTCTGGATCTCCTGGACTACTCCAGTTGGAGGAGCAACTTGGATGTCTGGAACCATTTGATGAACATCATCAAGAGACTGAGGATGAAGTAA
- the taf1a gene encoding TATA box-binding protein-associated factor RNA polymerase I subunit A isoform X1: MDDLESEPRVPGEEQGENESSDDDESINRKRIKKQNLPLAPPLFKETPCETGFHKTTRNCLQHIREDLLHNRWQDAADYMASYSQTLEDTTANMPQLYAEIIWRIGTEILHHHPDSKLEDYNSFYERVKHSGVKNYLKVCLEHSFHLLVNGQFEDAKRQLSIAESWRYGKLSAGQSQRIRLIQAYSGFLDYFIWCDKKATASSTDEYDAAVNQEMHSYFRQSSVNLKEIMKLPGVWDPFVLSYIDMLEFYNDHEGAVKVLNDYAYDKSFPPNPNAHVYLYRYMKKQNHPLKKLLKVLKILHKLVPSHELMPEYCSLLVQSEKEGDLQKALGVVLDLLDYSSWRSNLDVWNHLMNIIKRLRMKKQWLKIFAEEMGYRKDWWLAIHFSTFQARKDSAENRELLEVKSFVVGAFCPRYTSMYCGVGKAGRKGVTSEVQKAKRNPKQLRNIRRLRRESGQQSQD; the protein is encoded by the exons ATGGATGATCTGGAGTCAGAACCCAGGGTGCCTGGAGAAGAACAGGGCGAAAATGAGTCTTCAGATGACGATGAATCAATCAACAGAAAACGAATCAAGAAACAAAACCTTCCCCTGGCGCCTCCTTTATTTAAAG AGACACCCTGTGAGACTGGCTTTCACAAGACCACAAGGAACTGCCTCCAGCACATCAGGGAGGACTTGCTGCACAATAGATGGCAGGATGCCGCGGATTACATGGCCAGTTACTCACAGACACTGGAGGATACCACTGCAAACATGCCACAACTCTACGCTGAG ATAATTTGGAGGATAGGCACAGAGATACTACACCACCATCCCGACTCGAAGCTGGAAGACTACAACAGTTTCTATGAGCGAGTGAAACACTCAGGAGTAAAGAATTACCTGAAG GTCTGTCTGGAGCACTCGTTCCATCTCCTGGTCAATGGGCAGTTTGAggatgccaagcgtcagctgtcCATCGCTGAGAGCTGGAGGTATGGCAAGCTGTCTGCCGGTCAGTCCCAGAGGATTAGGCTGATCCAGGCCTATAGTGGCTTCCTGGATTACTTCATCTGGTGTGACAAGAAAGCCACTGCATCCAGCACAG ATGAGTATGATGCAGCTGTCAACCAAGAAATGCATAGCTACTTCCGACAATCTTCTGTGAACCTGAAGGAGATCATGAAGCTTCCTGGCGTCTGGGATCCTTTTGTTCTGAGTTACATTGAT ATGCTGGAATTCTACAACGATCACGAGGGAGCTGTGAAGGTTCTAAATGACTATGCCTATGACAAGAGTTTCCCCCCCAACCCCAATGCCCATGTCTACCTATACCGGTACATGAAGAAACAGAACCACCCACTGAAGAAACTTCTCAAAGTGCTGAAG ATCCTGCATAAATTGGTCCCAAGTCATGAGTTGATGCCTGAATACTGTTCTCTTCTGGTACAGTCGG agaaagagggggatctTCAGAAGGCTCTTGGTGTGGTTCTGGATCTCCTGGACTACTCCAGTTGGAGGAGCAACTTGGATGTCTGGAACCATTTGATGAACATCATCAAGAGACTGAGGATGAA AAAGCAATGGCTGAAGATTTTTGCAGAAGAGATGGGGTACAGAAAAGACTGGTGGCTAGCAATACACTTCTCAACATTCCAGGCCAGGAAGGATTCGGCAGAGAATAGAGAGCTACTGGAAGTGAAGAGCTTTGTGGTTGGAGCCTTTTGTCCTCGCT ATACCTCCATGTACTGCGGTGTTGGTAAGGCTGGCCGAAAAGGAGTAACTTCTGAGGTTCAAAAGGCTAAGAGGAATCCTAAACAGCTAAGAAATATAAGAAGGCTCAGAAGAGAAAGTGGACAGCAAAGCCAAGACTGA